In Aspergillus nidulans FGSC A4 chromosome IV, a single window of DNA contains:
- a CDS encoding uncharacterized protein (transcript_id=CADANIAT00000592): MAEQNGHDVVNLTLSGGDPSPSDVPASTTDKEPAGGDEGETNTIATTSSETKTNIGSEDQKTHEEMPMGSSDKDKGGEQTVADASKQGPSSVAAKVLEMNGVTSTSDGGEDSASLGGSESDASRAESRVNSRAGSTKRPTTFKPVSFAKFSVPKAPGTQPVAKVPEKTPLSSGTPLGTPSQNPRPRLVAKTTSSLHSLSKTGTSGTRLGGGGPDPSQVWNRNRPVQQTPPKHLTDEELKQQYGIHMTSRIQEDGGGTESKWADIDDDEDDWAPETIEWNDGTKTDLKAEPAHPEPAPTTTQPTTKTATDSKPASPVVEQTTTAKEISKKIAKPVTSIGPNPTVLRLGASVERQARTAAFSAKGPNNEKPPSSSTSPAPPTKSPWAPIPPVEKASPVMPPVQVQAATRPSPREKPNDGFGMPVAPKEIAADDFNRSWKETQPGTRELYNSRSGRYEPVPEPRKGGNYRNEQSFRAPSVLQRPTAPDEHAGPAEPSAAFQTHRTSGQDGGHWTRRRTSSNVSGGSGSFGRRMSIGRPDLAQRTFEARRGSQANGAGEPASHAREYSHDPQLRDVSPMRHGVGPSWPSRDSTMAAERGSSMAAGGTQPPATDGQPRVPQPAPEDAIAMQERIMKEKRLEARQRRLEQEAQEEAAKRERIRQKLEALGPPPEKPRAKSKGSPEVNKVESTTTSSAQSPPKPPVPEPTGAPKQYGMMKVHHPDTVKKLIERERNQDKPAPAASSKRPPSPSREPKADAVATNGLQPAPESTGQAEDMAVEQKVDEENAQWKSGINVPNYTPWTANNKLVGPAAPITNPWKPFTNDKTLGNGIFDQSLGNFPARDLTLRNHLSLEQSSLPPSSQPFPQTTRSAQESTTISPLPSPETRHASYDTLSPIARPGPIGPPRTQQSHWQHETRTAAWNEFHAVATKREAEDNEKLRSDLNARENQTTLPATFNETWRQVRPGDQAGQRQVVSISRSTDGNPPLVNALTGLEHPVGSLPFVEAHARPLVSMPTRSSRFFPQATENRKPVFEEVDFLRSPSPPPPEEVSTHPAYFGDSNRPLVHLPAPKPVVKLPPKVVVPPPPPPTFASMVASNTRPNPASTATNWQERINTLFGKKTVPEKRHALAVSSASKEPLDVQLHVTAVSVSLPFNGETQFGDGELTARQVEEAEAMFEDREVGSLPVVRVPTMAPPAAWRAAPAPSQARLRAKVLKTMQIQSVEPFWIGYRDKNASAVNQILIRLPGAVEAKSVAAPRKAGSYPSPRPRGQSSYKSRKNTKPRDGASGSNFKRAASQQTNGNSQSQRQLRSAQ, from the exons ATGGCAGAGCAGAACGGCCACGATGTGGTAAATCTAACCCTGTCGGGCGGCGATCCTTCGCCTTCCGACGTTCCTGCGAGCACCACCGACAAGGAACCTGCTGGAGGGGACGAGGGGGAGACCAACACTATCGCTACGACATCATCCGAGACGAAGACAAACATCGGATCAGAAGATCAGAAAACGCACGAAGAAATGCCGATGGGAAGCAGTGACAAGGACAAGGGCGGAGAACAAACAGTGGCA GATGCATCAAAGCAAGGACCAAGTTCGGTTGCCGCAAAAGTACTTGAAATGAACGGGGTTACATCTACATCGGATGGCGGAGAAGACTCAGCCTCCTTGGGCGGCTCGGAATCCGATGCTAGTCGAGCAGAAAGCAGAGTCAACAGTCGCGCTGGGTCAACCAAACGGCCAACAACATTCAAGCCGGTGTCTTTCGCCAAATTCTCCGTTCCAAAGGCACCGGGTACACAACCGGTGGCTAAGGTTCCTGAAAAGA CACCTTTGTCCTCGGGCACCCCCCTAGGCACACCGTCGCAGAATCCTCGGCCTCGGTTGGTCGCGAAGACAACGAGTAGCTTACATTCCCTGTCGAAAACGGGCACAAGCGGCACTAGACTTGGTGGAGGTGGGCCCGATCCCAGCCAGGTTTGGAATAGGAATCGAC CGGTCCAGCAGACACCTCCGAAACATCTCACGGACGAGGAGTTGAAACAGCAGTATGGAATTCACATGACGTCGAGAAtccaggaagatggcggcggAACAGAATCCAAATgggctgatattgacgacgacgaagatgactGGGCCCCAGAAACCATCGAATGGAATGATGGAACCAAGACCGACCTGAAGGCCGAACCAGCTCACCCTGAGCCTGCTCCGACGACTACACAACCAACCACGAAGACAGCGACGGATTCCAAGCCAGCGTCCCCCGTAGTGGAACAGACAACTACCGCCAAGGAAATTTCAAAGAAAATTGCTAAGCCGGTCACCTCGATAGGGCCAAATCCTACGGTGCTCAGGCTGGGAGCTAGTGTAGAGAGGCAAGCGAGAACTGCAGCTTTCTCTGCCAAGGGGCCCAATAATGAGAAACcgccctcatcctccacgAGCCCAGCCCCTCCGACCAAGTCACCTTGGGCCCCAATTCCACCCGTTGAAAAAGCGTCTCCGGTCATGCCTCCGGTTCAAGTTCAGGCCGCAACACGGCCTTCTCCTAGGGAAAAGCCCAACGATGGCTTCGGTATGCCTGTTGCTCCTAAAGAAATAGCGGCAGACGACTTCAACCGTTCCTGGAAGGAAACACAGCCTGGCACGCGAGAGCTCTATAATTCCAGATCGGGACGTTATGagcctgttcctgaaccGAGAAAAGGCGGGAACTACCGAAATGAGCAGAGCTTCCGTGCTCCCTCTGTGTTGCAACGACCTACAGCACCAGATGAGCATGCCGGACCTGCAGAGCCTTCTGCTGCGTTCCAAACGCACAGAACAAGTGGTCAAGATGGTGGACATTGGACTCGTCGTCGAACCTCGTCTAATGTTAGCGGTGGGAGTGGGAGCTTTGGTCGGCGGATGTCGATTGGTCGACCTGATTTGGCTCAGAGGACGTTTGAGGCTAGACGCGGATCCCAAGCGAATGGCGCAGGTGAGCCGGCCAGCCACGCACGAGAGTATTCTCATGATCCGCAGTTGCGGGACGTCTCTCCGATGCGCCATGGTGTTGGTCCTTCCTGGCCTTCTCGAGACTCGACTATGGCTGCCGAAAGGGGTTCAAGTATGGCTGCTGGAGgaacccagcctcctgctACTGACGGACAACCCAGAGTACCGCAACCAGCTCCGGAAGATGCCATTGCTATGCAGGAGAGAATCATGAAGGAGAAACGTCTGGAGGCCAGACAGCGAAGATTagaacaagaagcgcaggagGAAGCAGCGAAACGGGAAAGAATACGACAGAAGCTCGAGGCCTTGGGACCGCCGCCGGAGAAACCAAGAGCAAAGAGCAAAGGATCTCCGGAAGTTAATAAGGTTGAATCGACGACTACCAGTTCTGCACAGTCACCACCAAAACCCCCAGTGCCAGAGCCCACTGGGGCGCCAAAACAGTACGGCATGATGAAGGTCCATCACCCTGATACCGTGAAAAAACTCAtcgagagagaaagaaatcaaGACAAGCCCGCACCAGCGGCTAGCTCTAAGCGTCCTCCCTCTCCTAGTCGGGAGCCGAAAGCAGATGCTGTTGCAACCAACGGACTTCAACCAGCACCCGAATCGACAGGCCAAGCCGAAGATATGGCTGTGGAGCAGAaggttgatgaagagaatgcTCAATGGAAAAGTGGGATTAATGTACCAAACTACACGCCTTGGACAGCGAATAATAAACTCGTCGGCCCCGCAGCTCCTATCACGAATCCCTGGAAGCCTTTCACCAACGACAAGACGTTAGGTAACGGCATCTTCGACCAATCCCTGGGGAACTTTCCAGCGAGGGACTTGACCTTGCGAAATCATCTCAGTTTGGAGCAATCCTCCCTACCTCCAAGCTCACAGCCATTCCCTCAGACTACGCGTTCTGCCCAGGAAAGTACAACAATATCCCCGTTGCCCTCGCCCGAAACTAGGCATGCTTCCTATGACACGTTAAGCCCTATTGCTCGCCCCGGCCCTATTGGTCCTCCTAGGACCCAGCAGTCACACTGGCAGCATGAGACACGTACCGCTGCATGGAACGAATTCCACGCCGTTGCTACGAAGCGTGAGGCTGAGGACAACGAGAAGCTACGCAGCGACCTGAATGCTCGTGAAAACCAAACTACACTTCCGGCCACATTCAACGAAACTTGGCGGCAAGTCCGCCCAGGTGACCAGGCTGGGCAAAGGCAAGTCGTAAGTATTTCCAGGTCAACAGATGGAAATCCTCCACTTGTGAACGCCTTAACCGGCCTTGAACATCCTGTTGGTTCACTTCCTTTCGTGGAGGCACATGCACGCCCTCTTGTGAGCATGCCCACTCGCAGTTCGAGATTCTTTCCACAGGCTACGGAGAACAGAAAGCCGGTGTTTGAGGAAGTGGACTTTCTCCGGAGCCCCTCGCCACCTCCTCCCGAAGAGGTCTCGACTCACCCAGCATACTTTGGCGATTCAAACAGGCCTCTAGTGCATCTCCCTGCACCGAAGCCAGTTGTCAAGCTCCCCCCGAAGGTGGTCGtgccaccacctccaccgccCACGTTTGCTTCCATGGTTGCTTCTAATACACGTCCTAATCCCGCTTCAACCGCCACAAATTGGCAGGAGAGAATCAATACCCTTTTCGGAAAGAAAACAGTGCCGGAGAAAAGACATGCTCTGGCTGTTTCGTCTGCCTCGAAGGAACCCCTCGATGTCCAGCTGCATGTCACGGCAGTTTCTGTCTCGCTTCCTTTCAATGGGGAGACCCAATTTGGCGACGGTGAATTAACCGCTAGACAAGTCGAGGAAGCCGAGGCAATGTTCGAGGACCGTGAAGTCGGTTCCCTACCAGTTGTACGAGTGCCCACGATGGCTCCTCCTGCCGCCTGGCGAGCTGCACCGGCACCATCTCAAGCCCGGCTGCGTGCCAAGGTTCTGAAAACAATGCAAATCCAGAGCGTTGAGCCTTTCTGGATTGGTTACCGTGATAAAAATGCTTCAGCGGTCAATCAGATCTTAATCCGACTCCCTGGTGCCGTGGAGGCAAAATCAGTAGCTGCCCCGCGGAAAGCAGGCTCCTATCCCAGTCCTCGGCCGCGCGGACAGTCTTCTTACAAATCTCGCAAGAATACGAAACCACGCGATGGAGCCAGTGGCTCGAACTTCAAGAGAGCTGCATCTCAGCAAACAAATGGGAACAGTCAGTCACAGCGACAGCTGCGTTCAGCTCAATAA
- a CDS encoding F1F0 ATP synthase subunit f (transcript_id=CADANIAT00000593), whose protein sequence is MSYIARRGLSTLIPPKIASPNAIGAAKDAARMDRVVNFYAKLPRGSAPETKPTGLIGRYQARYFGDKPSAAPLAHAIGGILILGYSMEYYFHLRHHKNHPH, encoded by the exons ATGAGCTACATCGCCCGCCGAGGTCTCTCGACCCTGATTCCTCCTAAG ATTGCTTCCCCCAAC GCAATCGGTGCTGCCAAGGATGCCGCTCGTATGGACCGTGTTGTAAACTTCTACGCTAAGCTCCCCCGTGGCTCTGCTCCTGAGACCAAGCCTACTGGCCTCATTGGACGCTACCAGGCTCGCTACTTCGGTGACAAGCCGTCTGCTGCCC CCCTTGCTCACGCTATCGGTGGCATTCTTATCCTTGGCTACAGCATGGAATACTACTTCCACCTGC GTCACCACAAGAATCACCCTCACTAA
- a CDS encoding ETC complex I subunit (transcript_id=CADANIAT00000594), producing MSFMRAGNIACSRVGRLVTYRNTRMLSATAFRAETSVKPSSSVADAPTTPLSESTLIQKETPAEAMTRHQPDYDATVDHGTSKFSPVPKRVMDGSEPGETVPAAVLSGAPTDLQARTVRIFRPSKPATQSGEWHSHHWRMDWDILQKGHRWENPLMGWQSSADAMQGTHLNFKTKEDAILFAQKQGYEYFVQEPNERKFVPKAYANNFVHEPKKLKHIRTK from the exons ATGTCTTTTATGAGGGCCGGAAACATCGCTTGCTCCCGGGTGGGCAGGCTCGTGACATACCGCAACACCCGTATGCTTTCAGCAACTGCTTTCAGAGCCGAAACGTCCGTtaagcccagcagcagcgttgCTGACGCTCCGACCACTCCTCTTTCCGAGAGCACACTGATCCAGAAGGAGACTCCCGCAGAGGCAATGACTCGTCATCAGCCTGATTATGACGCGACGGTCGATCATGGCACCTC CAAATTTTCTCCTGTGCCTAAGCGTGTCATGGATGGAAGCGAGCCTGGCGAGAcggttcctgctgctgttctcTCTGGTGCCCCCACCGACCTTCAGGCGCGCACTGTCAG AATCTTCCGGCCTTCGAAGCCCGCTACGCAGTCTGGAGAGTGGCACAGCCACCACTGGAGGATGGATTGGGACATTTTACAGAAGGGCCACCGATGGGAGAACCCTTTGATGGGTTGGCAATCTTCCGCTGATGCCATGCAGGGCACGCACCTGAacttcaagaccaaggaagatGCCATTTTATTCGCGCAGAAGCAGGGCTATGAATATTTTGTTCAGGAGCCGAATGAGCGCAAATTTGTTCCCAAGGCTTATGCAAACAACTTTGTCCACGAGCCCAAGAAGCTTAAGCACATCAGAACCAAATAA
- a CDS encoding deoxyhypusine monooxygenase (transcript_id=CADANIAT00000596) has translation MTTDNLNSADTTVQTLRNVLTSETEPLARRFRALFSLKHLACLQPPTEKTLPAIQAIAAGFSSASALLKHELAYCLGQTRNTDALPFLLDVVQDTQEDSMCRHEAAEALGALGYESSLEVLKALRDNENEVDVVRETCDIAVDRILWEQSEARKAEKLKPSDFTSIDPAPPMPLTAKEPSIPDLEKTLLDTNLPLFERYRAMFGLRDLASPPDLPTAKQAVQSLAKGMKDPSALFRHEIAFVFGQLCHPASVPSLTETLSDLNEVGMVRHEAAEALGSLGDVEGVEDTLKKFLNDPEKVVRDSIIVALDMAEFEKNGEIEYALIPDSGNPAAVPAA, from the exons ATGACAACAGACAACCTGAACAGTGCGGACACCACCGTCCAAACCCTCCGCAATGTTCTCACCTCCGAGACTGAGCCGCTCGCTCGTCGCTTTCGCGCTCTATTCTCGCTAAAGCATCTCGCATGCCTGCAACCGCCCACCGAGAAGACACTCCCCGCGATCCAAGCCATCGCTGCCGGTTTCTCTTCTGCGTCAGCTCTGCTCAAGCATGAACTCGCATACTGTCTCGGTCAGACGCGAAACACTGATGCGTTGCCGTTTCTGCTCGACGTGGTGCAGGATACCCAGGAGGATTCGATGTGTCGCCATGAAGCTGCGGAGGCGCTGGGCGCGCTTGGCTACGAGAGCAGCTTGGAGGTTTTGAAGGCGCTTAGGGACAACGAGAATGAAGTGGATGTTGTTCGGGAGACATGCGACATTGCTGTGGATAGGATTCTGTGGGAGCAATCGGAAGCTAGGAAGGCTGAGAAACTGAAGCCTAG TGATTTCACGTCCATTGACCCGGCCCCGCCCATGCCCTTGACTGCGAAAGAGCCTTCGATTCCTGACCTAGAGAAAACACTCCTCGACACGAATCTGCCATTGTTCGAACGATACCGTGCCATGTTCGGGTTGCGCGATCTTGCCTCACCACCTGATCTTCCCACTGCCAAGCAAGCCGTCCAATCACTCGCAAAGGGCATGAAAGATCCCTCCGCTCTTTTCCGTCACGAGATCGCATTCGTTTTCGGTCAGCTTTGCCACCCGGCGTCAGTACCAAGCCTTACAGAAACCCTTAGCGACTTAAACGAAGTTGGTATGGTGCGACACGAAGCTGCAGAGGCACTTGGCAGTCTAGGTGACGTCGAAGGCGTGGAGGAcactttgaagaagttcttgaatgaCCCAGAAAAGGTTGTGAGAGACAGTATTATCGTGGCTCTTGACATGGCAGAGTTTGAGAAGAATGGGGAGATTGAGTATGCGTTGATTCCAGACTCTGGTAACCCTGCTGCAGtgcctgctgcttga
- a CDS encoding DNA-directed RNA polymerase I core subunit RPA12 (transcript_id=CADANIAT00000597), which translates to MSTIGSLVFCTDCGSLLEGSVGDPTRILVCDVCGTRNKDTVPKTIVSESKPSSFPSSLRAKRSAIQTLTQADKRTEALIEKDCPKCGRKEMYFTTVQLRSADEGSTVFYTCVCGYKETTNN; encoded by the exons ATGTCTACAATTGGCTCCTTAGTTTTCTGTACAGACTGCGGTTCTTTGCTTGAAGGCTCCGTCGGGGATCCAACAAGGATCTTGGTTTGTGACGTCTGCGGAACCCGCAACAAAG ATACTGTACCGAAAACGATTGTCTCTGAGTCCAAACCGAGCTCTTTCCCGTCATCGCTGCGCGCGAAGCGGTCCGCGATCCAAACTTTGACACAAGCGGACAAAAGAACGGAAGCTTTAATTGAGAAGGACTGCCCCAAGTGTGGGAGGAAGGAAATGTACTTCACTACAGTACAACTGCGCAGTGCCGATGAAGGAAGTACCGTTTTCTATACCTGTGTTTGCGGATACAA GGAAACCACGAACAATTAA